In Lathyrus oleraceus cultivar Zhongwan6 chromosome 2, CAAS_Psat_ZW6_1.0, whole genome shotgun sequence, the DNA window AGTATATATGGAGCAACCGCATGATTTTTTTGCTCAAGGGGAGTCATCGAGTATGGTTTATAAGCTACATGTGTCTTTTTATGGTCTTAAGTAATCTCTGAGAGCTTGGTTTGGCATATTCAACACTGTAGTACAACAATTTGGTATGGTCTGTAGTGAAGCTGACCATTCTGTGTTGTATTGTCACTCGGTCCAATggtgtatttatcttattgtgCATGTAAATGATATTATCATAACTGGTAGTGATCAGTAGGGAATACTCATGTTGAAACAATATCCCTCAAATCAATTTCAGGcaaagaccttggtaaactccgTTATTTTTTTGGGGTATTGTGATAGCTCAATCTAAAGATAGTTTGGTGATTTCTTAGtggaaatatgctatggatattttggaagaaacaaGTTTGTTGAATGCTAAACCAACTGATACTCATATGGATCCAATTATCAAACTCCTACTCAATCAGGGGGAGCCTCTATCTGACTCAGGAAGCTATAGAGATTGGTTGAAAATTGAATTATCTCACAGTCACTCGCCTGAACATTTCTTTTGCAGTTAGTGTGGTAAGCCAGTTCTTAAATTCTCCTTGCCAAGAACACATGAATGTTGTTGTCCggattctgagatacatcaaatGTGCTTCAATAATCAAGTTGCATTGCACATTGCTTCAAATCCAATGTTCCATGAGAGGACCAAAGATATTGAGATAGACTGTCATTTTTTTAGAGAGAAGATTGAATCAGACGACACATCGCCACAAACtttgtcaactctaatgatcaattgaCATATGTGTTTACAGAAGCCCTGCGAAGTCCCATAAATAATTTTATATGTAGTAGACTTGGTGCATTTGACATATATCTCAAACTTGAGGAAAAGTGtttatatttataaatatataATGTTAAGAATATTTGTAGATAGAATAGTCCAACATCGACTATATCATATAATTAGTTGTAATCTCTCTCTATATAATATAATTTCCGTAATGTTTTTCAAAACACACGATTTATTCAAATGTCTCGGAATCTCTTGTATTTCAAGATTTGTAATATTgataaataataattaaattaaatatatacCTCTTTACTTCATAAGCCAGGAACAAACATATATATGACCAATTTTGTTAACATTCGGGGATATATTGTCTTGTCGTTAATTCAAATATATAGATAGAATTTCCATATTTAGCCAAAAGTTAACCACACTTTGTTTTTGACACAAAGGTTAACCACATAACAAACCATAACTTCTGTCCTGCATTCACCAAAATAGAAATAAAACAGCTCCTCTAACATTACATTGTTGGTACAACTTTCATAAAGATTTTGCATAGTTAGATTTTAAAGATGATAATTGAGCTGCTAAGGGAAGAAGAAATGAAAATTTCAATAAAATAACTGAATCAAAAATCTGTACAACCATCACAGATATCTCAAGACACATACTTAAGTTCACCACAATCTACAAATATGCAACTCAAAACAGAAGCATATAGTTAACTACATCATTCATTTTTCATTGATTATTGTTTCACTTTGTTTATTACTTCTATGTTGTCTAGGACCATTGCTCCTTGAGCTATGACCACTCCTTTTAACATTTTGATGATCCCGAGAGCTTCCCGCTTCTCCGACCGAATCATCAGAGGAACCCTGAAGTTCCTCTAGTGCTATAACAACCTCGTCCATTTTCGGTCTGAATCTTGGTTCAACAGACAGACATTGTATCGCGAGGTTAGCTACTTTCATTGCTTGACGCACTGTGTATTGGCCTTCGATGCGAGCGTCCATAACTTGGAAGATCCGTCGTTTGCTGTTGAGGTAAGGTTTGGCCCATTCGATTAAATTGTGTTCCCCAGATGGTCTGTTGTTGTCGAGTGCGCGCTTTCCTGACATGATTTCAAGGAGCACAACGCCGAAGCTGTACACATCGCTCTTTTTGGTCAAATGTCCTACACAAAAAGACAGGAAAACATGTTAGACGTGACTAGTATCGAGTCAAGTTCACACTGCTAAGTTTTTTCTAGTTGTCGTCGCGATAAGTACTTTGTAAAGTTTCGTACCTGTGGCCATATATTCAGGAGCGGCATAACCATATGTGCCCATTACCCTTGTAGAGACATGGCTCTTATCACCTGCTGGACCGTCCTTTGCCAAGCCGAAATCGGAAAGTTTTGCATTATAAGACTGTCATCAACAAAAAGGAATGTAAGAATAGCCCATTATGACAATTGAATCATAAGAGCAGTGAGATTTACTCACCGAGTCGAGCAATATATTTGCAGTTTTAAAGTCTCGATATATCACTTTTGCTTCGTCGCTGTGAAGATATGCAAGACCCTTAGCAGCATCAAGAGCAACCTTCATTCGGATTGTCCAAGAAAGCGGTTGAAAGTAAGAAGCTCCTGTTCCCAAAAGAGTAGATAAGTTAGTTTTAAGCATTCAATAGTGTCAAGCATAAGAGAAACTTGAAGGAAAATCAATAACTTACTCCTAAATAAATGGTTATCCAAACTGCCCTTAGTCAAAAACTCGTAAACCAAAAGCCGATGTTCGTCCTCGAGACAGTAACCAATAAGTTTCACAAGATTAGGATGATGCAGCTGGCCCAGGTAATTGATTTCTGTCTATAGCACAAGAACAGATAGTTACATCTAAAGAAGAATTCATCTAAAACATTCACAATATAGACCAGATACATTGAATAACTGACGTAGATAattcaatgaatctaaaaagTAAATTTTTTCTTATAAATAAGACCGGAGAGACTGAGAATATTTCAAAATGAGGAATTCTGAAAAACATCAGAAGAAACTAATTTGACATATTTCTAAACTTCAAAATAGAAGACACTCACCAACCATTCACTATGTCCTTGCAAACCATCTTGGTTAAGCCTCTTGACAGCAATGACAGCTCCAGTCCCCGGTTTAACCGGTGTAAGCGAGTGCTCATCAATCCAACCTTTAAATACAGCTCCAAATCCACCTTCACCAACCACACTATCAGGACGAAAGTTTCTCGTAGCAGTTTTTAGCTCACTCAAAGTGAAGCTCTTCATATTCGAAGACTTCAAGATCTCGCCCTGAGTCCGAGGAGTCGGCGGCGCAGTAGGCGGAGCAGAGGCCTTGCCGCTGCTTCGCCCACTCAAGCCACTTTCTTTGCCACCATCCTTCGAACTCGAACCTGCatatctcaaaagaaaaacagaTCAACTTTCCAGGCAATACAGTAGAAAAATGCTCATGCAAGGAATGAATCATGCAAATTTCCAAAAAACAAACAACTTCCACAATCTTGTAAcccaaatcatcatcaacaaaaacCACATAACTCATAATCAATTAAAACAACTCCTCTTTCATAGCAACAACCATTCTTCAAATCAAGCAGCCATATTCCATAACCTCAACCCAAATCATAAACACAAACAACAAAACCTGGTTTCATTCAAAACCCAATTAAACTAATCAAAACAAAAAGCTGATCAAGATCAAAAGTTTTAAGCAAAAGGGCTATGAGAAAAGACCAAAAAGAACAATTTTTTAGCATAAAAACAAGACATGCAACAAAGATATCATACATACCATTGCGTGGAGGGCTTTCAGCTTTGATTCTGGCACTAAAGCAACAGCCCATGAAGACAGAGTTAGCTGAAGAACAGAGAAGCAAAGCAACAACAGCTAAAGAGAGAAAAGGAACAAAACAAGTTGAAGTTGCAAAAGTTGAAGAGTTTAATGAAGTTTAAGCAAAGGGATAAAAAAAAAAGACACATATGAAAGTGTGAAAGCAATTGTAAATTCCACATGAATTGTTAGCTGTCAAGTTATGACTCAATACCGCCAATATTCAATGCACGTATGTCTTCCAGTTCCAAAGACTAGTTGTTTTGAAAAATCATGAATAAAAGTCACAAATACTTCACTAATTATATAAATTATACAACTCTTTTAAAAGCAAAAGTTTGTTTATTATTTATAGTAAACAAATATTCCATGCATGTACAAATATGTCTAcatatttaaaatattttaaaaaaaggTTAAGAGATGTTAATATATACTAATTGTGTCCCTTTATGTTTTCTTTTGTTCTAGTGTGTGTGAATGTGAATGCATGTGAGAAAGTTATTGGTTTTTGACTTTTGACTTTTTGGAGAGAAGGACAAAACCATAACGGGGTTGACCTGACACACCAATGGATTGTGGTTAGATTATGTGCAAGTGGGAACTACTATGATGATCAAATGCTTCCAACTTCCAACCCTTTTCTTAATTTGTTGCTTTTTGTAAGGGTAGGGTAGGGTCCTTCCTTTCAACCTTATCTTTTTCTTATTATTATCCTACTATTCTAGTGGCTTTATTTTATATTTAGTTGATACTATATTTGTAAAAATACTAAATTGGCATCATATCAATGCTAAGTAGTTCGACTCTAATATATCTGTGAGTATAGAACAACTATAGTGGTCATTAGTTTAATtcatttattatttaaaaaaatcgTTTCTAAATGTAACTTAAAATTTTAGAGAGATTTGTCTTTATTGTTCTTTAAGAAAAATACTTAGTTAATAAAAAATAATACTATAATATATCTGCGACTATAGAACAACTATAGTTCTATTTATTTTTATCTAATGAATTAGGGTTATAATGTTACCAATAATATTGACTCATTTTAAAATAATACTATTGAAGTCCTCGCACCCCAATTATATATCAATAGTAATCTCTACAATATGAGTCACACATAACAATATTTATAATAATCTCCACAATATGATGTTAGGGGAGAATATAGACTCGAGTGGTTTAGAATGGGGATGAGGGTTAAATAGACCATTCCAAAAAAGACCCGTCTAAAAAAATCTTTTCGAAATAAAAGTTTGATAAAAATTGTTCGGCGTAACGGAATTTTTGTATAAAATATATGCTATTGGAGTGATCGTGCTATACATTTAAAccaaaaataaaatgaacaagAGATGGAGAGGCTAAAGTAATCAATGCTTCAATTTACTAAATTCAGTTTACACAAGATGCCTAAATCGAAGTTATTCAATTGAATAAGAAATCTATTATTACAGTGTCTAGATTTAGTTAAAATTAAGAACGTTTAGAATCTTGATCTAAAAGAGACTTAATTTTTGTTCCATTCA includes these proteins:
- the LOC127118295 gene encoding receptor-like cytoplasmic kinase 176, which translates into the protein MGCCFSARIKAESPPRNGSSSKDGGKESGLSGRSSGKASAPPTAPPTPRTQGEILKSSNMKSFTLSELKTATRNFRPDSVVGEGGFGAVFKGWIDEHSLTPVKPGTGAVIAVKRLNQDGLQGHSEWLTEINYLGQLHHPNLVKLIGYCLEDEHRLLVYEFLTKGSLDNHLFRRASYFQPLSWTIRMKVALDAAKGLAYLHSDEAKVIYRDFKTANILLDSSYNAKLSDFGLAKDGPAGDKSHVSTRVMGTYGYAAPEYMATGHLTKKSDVYSFGVVLLEIMSGKRALDNNRPSGEHNLIEWAKPYLNSKRRIFQVMDARIEGQYTVRQAMKVANLAIQCLSVEPRFRPKMDEVVIALEELQGSSDDSVGEAGSSRDHQNVKRSGHSSRSNGPRQHRSNKQSETIINEK